In one window of Gemmatimonadaceae bacterium DNA:
- the glmS gene encoding glutamine--fructose-6-phosphate transaminase (isomerizing) has protein sequence MCGIVGYIGPKTATPLLIEGLKRLEYRGYDSAGIATMNGAGLEMRKAKGKISMLEAVVRETPVHGSMGIAHTRWATHGAPNECNAHPQHDCTNTIAVVHNGIIENYGALRQMLIQQGHTFQSETDTEVLAHLIEAAMDDDPLEDAVIDALHLVEGTYGIAVISSRDPDKIVAARKGSPLLLGLGEGEFYVASDVAAILQHTRQVVYLDDGEMGVLTRDGYEVLDLNARRVRKGVSRIDWDLDQIEKGGFDHFMLKEIFEQPTTIQNTMRGRLVVDEGFSKLGGLNLTRQQMLDLDRIIITACGTSWHSGLIGELYIEELARIPVEVEYASEFRYRNPLVTKNTLCIVISQSGETADTLAAMREAKRRGARTLGLVNVVGSTMAREDDGGIYLHAGPEIGVASTKAFTSQVIALALLTLKLGRLREMSVVKGRQIAQAMLRLPEQIQSILDRAGEIEALAEQFKNATNFLYLGRGYNFPVALEGALKLKEISYIHAEGYPAAEMKHGPIALIDENMPVVFVAPHDSVFDKIVSNIQEVKARGGKVIAITSQREDVLEKLIDYEIRIPQTEDMLYPILSVIPLQLLAYYVAVKRGLNVDQPRNLAKSVTVE, from the coding sequence ATGTGTGGAATCGTCGGCTACATCGGACCGAAGACCGCGACACCGTTATTGATCGAGGGGCTGAAGCGCCTCGAATATCGCGGCTACGACTCCGCGGGCATCGCGACGATGAATGGCGCGGGCCTCGAGATGCGCAAGGCAAAGGGAAAGATCTCGATGCTCGAAGCCGTTGTGCGAGAGACACCCGTGCACGGCTCGATGGGCATTGCGCATACGCGGTGGGCGACGCACGGCGCGCCTAACGAGTGCAACGCGCATCCACAGCACGATTGCACGAACACGATCGCCGTCGTCCACAACGGGATCATCGAGAACTACGGCGCATTGCGGCAGATGCTCATCCAGCAGGGGCACACGTTCCAGTCGGAAACGGACACCGAGGTGCTCGCTCACCTCATCGAGGCGGCGATGGACGATGATCCCCTCGAGGACGCCGTCATCGACGCGCTGCATCTCGTGGAGGGCACCTACGGCATTGCCGTGATCTCGAGCCGCGATCCGGACAAGATCGTCGCGGCGCGCAAAGGCAGCCCGCTTCTCCTCGGCCTTGGCGAGGGCGAGTTCTATGTCGCCAGCGACGTCGCGGCAATTCTCCAGCACACGCGGCAGGTCGTCTATCTCGACGACGGCGAGATGGGTGTGCTGACGCGCGACGGCTACGAGGTGCTCGATCTCAATGCGCGGCGCGTGCGGAAGGGCGTGAGCCGGATCGATTGGGATCTGGATCAGATCGAGAAAGGCGGCTTCGATCACTTCATGCTGAAGGAGATCTTTGAGCAGCCGACGACGATCCAGAATACGATGCGCGGTCGCCTCGTCGTCGACGAAGGATTCTCGAAGCTCGGCGGACTGAATCTCACGCGTCAGCAGATGCTCGATCTCGACCGCATCATCATCACGGCGTGCGGGACGAGCTGGCACTCGGGTCTCATTGGCGAGCTGTACATCGAGGAGCTGGCGCGTATTCCCGTGGAAGTCGAGTACGCGTCGGAGTTCCGCTATCGCAACCCGCTCGTTACGAAGAACACATTGTGTATCGTGATCTCGCAGTCTGGGGAGACGGCCGACACGCTCGCCGCGATGCGAGAAGCAAAGCGGCGAGGGGCGCGCACGCTGGGTCTGGTGAACGTCGTCGGCTCGACGATGGCGCGCGAGGACGACGGCGGCATCTATCTCCACGCAGGCCCGGAGATCGGCGTCGCCTCGACGAAAGCATTCACGAGCCAGGTCATTGCCCTTGCGCTTCTGACGTTGAAGCTCGGCCGTCTGCGCGAGATGTCGGTCGTAAAAGGCCGCCAGATCGCACAGGCGATGCTACGGCTTCCTGAACAGATCCAATCGATTCTCGATCGTGCCGGTGAGATCGAAGCGCTCGCCGAGCAATTCAAGAATGCGACCAATTTCCTGTATCTCGGCCGCGGGTACAATTTCCCCGTCGCGCTCGAGGGCGCGTTGAAGCTCAAGGAGATCAGCTACATCCACGCCGAGGGCTACCCCGCGGCGGAAATGAAACACGGACCGATCGCGCTCATCGACGAGAACATGCCGGTTGTGTTCGTGGCGCCTCACGATTCGGTGTTCGACAAGATTGTATCGAACATCCAGGAGGTGAAAGCGCGCGGCGGCAAGGTCATCGCCATCACGAGCCAGCGGGAGGACGTGTTGGAGAAGCTGATCGATTACGAGATCCGGATTCCGCAGACAGAAGACATGCTCTACCCGATTCTGTCCGTGATTCCGCTGCAGCTGCTTGCGTACTACGTAGCCGTGAAACGCGGGCTCAACGTCGACCAGCCGCGTAACCTCGCGAAGTCCGTCACAGTCGAATAG
- a CDS encoding DUF58 domain-containing protein — protein MRPLLLQLTPEPRLALIVAVLAPLWLIPGTIGRVSILVTAVALFLAVVVDAIALPSFNDIAVERTLPSSVGIGDHLEGEYVVRSRWGMPLRARLEDDLPVGVAGGAVTHELDVPARGSTRLTVPIAGAVRGRFALGPIALRVRTRVGLMARRLRWLPDDSILVTPSVASVRRFRLLAIQHRLYEAGVRAVRRHGEGRSFANLREYVVGDDPRHIDWKATARRAKTITREFTVEQSQTVFCLIDAGRSMTQLAGTFTRFEHALSAALVLTDVAAGAGDRVGVLVFDDEVRAFVPAQRGQPALRAVRNALVPVQATLTEPDYAAAFRFLAVRQRRRALMVFFTDVIDARASRALIAHVARSAARHLVVVVALRNDAIDVAAKPSSANEQTLYESAAAEELITARAEALERMRAAGVTVLDVSPATMTAAVVNRYLEIKARGTL, from the coding sequence GTGCGGCCGCTGCTGCTGCAGCTCACTCCGGAGCCTCGGCTCGCCCTGATCGTCGCGGTGCTCGCACCGCTCTGGCTCATCCCGGGAACGATCGGCCGGGTCAGCATTCTCGTGACCGCGGTGGCGCTTTTCCTCGCGGTCGTCGTCGACGCGATCGCACTACCATCCTTCAACGACATTGCCGTCGAGCGCACGCTGCCGTCGAGTGTCGGGATCGGCGATCATCTCGAGGGGGAGTATGTGGTCCGCTCGCGCTGGGGCATGCCGTTGCGGGCACGTCTCGAAGACGACCTTCCAGTTGGTGTCGCGGGAGGCGCCGTCACTCACGAGCTCGACGTGCCGGCACGAGGATCCACCCGGCTCACCGTGCCGATTGCTGGCGCGGTTCGCGGGCGGTTCGCATTAGGCCCGATCGCCCTGCGCGTGCGCACGCGCGTCGGTTTGATGGCACGCCGGCTGCGCTGGCTTCCTGACGACTCGATCCTCGTCACGCCATCGGTGGCGAGCGTTCGCCGCTTCCGGCTATTGGCGATTCAGCATCGCCTGTACGAGGCCGGTGTTCGCGCCGTTAGGCGACACGGGGAGGGGCGCAGCTTCGCGAACCTCCGCGAGTACGTGGTCGGCGACGATCCGCGGCACATCGACTGGAAAGCGACCGCGCGTCGAGCGAAGACGATCACGCGGGAGTTCACTGTCGAGCAATCGCAGACTGTGTTCTGCCTGATCGACGCCGGCCGTTCCATGACGCAGCTTGCCGGCACGTTCACGCGATTCGAACACGCGCTTTCCGCGGCGTTGGTCCTCACTGATGTCGCCGCCGGAGCAGGCGACCGGGTCGGCGTGCTGGTTTTCGACGACGAGGTCCGCGCGTTCGTCCCGGCGCAGCGCGGCCAGCCGGCGTTACGCGCTGTGCGAAATGCACTCGTTCCCGTGCAGGCCACCCTCACCGAGCCCGATTACGCCGCAGCGTTCCGTTTTCTCGCGGTGCGACAACGTCGGCGTGCACTCATGGTGTTCTTCACGGACGTGATCGACGCGCGGGCGTCGCGGGCGCTCATCGCCCACGTGGCGCGGAGTGCGGCACGTCACCTGGTGGTCGTCGTCGCACTTCGCAACGACGCCATCGACGTCGCCGCAAAGCCGTCGTCGGCAAATGAGCAAACGCTTTACGAAAGCGCCGCCGCCGAGGAGCTCATCACCGCGCGCGCCGAGGCGCTGGAGCGCATGCGCGCCGCGGGCGTCACCGTCCTCGACGTCTCGCCCGCCACGATGACGGCCGCCGTCGTGAACCGGTATCTGGAGATCAAGGCGCGCGGCACGCTCTGA
- a CDS encoding DUF4350 domain-containing protein codes for MTPPIVPNVNAAGQSLRQRRRRRWIALAAVLTLIVVAALLTPEMVTGRGGDSRLTTYSAEAQGARLLYELGSRLGWHVVRWTTDGMVEAGPGTVVAVLDPAQPLGALEAHHLLERVRAGAGLLYVMSGHSALDDSLHLKLGLSGGIYEPTDAGTAEAPDGNTATDTLRARRYAHSASDSRKADDEEPSTSDACSNTAPNGGALALWPDQTVRLYRLAWSGPRPPRTVIFARSAPEGRRSDSTSKTSSVAAAGYPEGRGRVVVISDPDLLRNDVLRVCRWGIDVVAVRMLEYVAAGLPHRDSLVFDEYHQGFGAHPGTVRAIFGYLSRAASGHMLLQALLGGLVLLLALGPRTLPARNVERIERRSPLEHVTALAQAYSRVGATRTATSRLLRGVRRRVERSVRGDARLTATEGDARFLEEAAKVPGLADEVALIRRALSDPLGKRDFEAVGGALERIEESLLTQRR; via the coding sequence GTGACGCCGCCCATCGTGCCTAACGTCAACGCCGCCGGGCAGTCACTGCGGCAGCGCCGCAGACGTCGATGGATCGCGCTCGCCGCGGTCCTGACGCTAATCGTCGTCGCGGCGTTGCTCACACCAGAGATGGTCACCGGCCGCGGCGGCGATTCCCGCCTAACTACCTATTCGGCGGAGGCACAGGGCGCGCGGCTGCTCTACGAGCTTGGCTCCCGACTGGGCTGGCATGTCGTGCGGTGGACGACCGACGGTATGGTAGAGGCCGGTCCGGGCACCGTCGTTGCCGTTCTCGATCCCGCACAGCCCCTGGGTGCACTCGAAGCGCACCATCTACTCGAGCGTGTTCGCGCCGGTGCGGGCCTGCTCTACGTCATGAGTGGTCACTCCGCGCTCGACGATTCCTTGCATCTGAAACTTGGCCTATCCGGAGGCATCTACGAACCGACCGACGCCGGAACGGCCGAGGCACCAGACGGCAACACCGCGACGGACACGTTGAGGGCGCGGCGGTACGCTCACTCGGCAAGCGACAGCAGGAAGGCCGACGACGAGGAGCCGTCCACGAGCGACGCGTGTTCGAACACAGCGCCTAACGGCGGAGCACTCGCTCTGTGGCCGGACCAGACGGTGCGGCTCTATCGGTTGGCGTGGAGTGGTCCGCGGCCGCCCCGCACGGTCATCTTCGCCCGCTCGGCTCCGGAAGGGCGGCGGAGTGACTCGACGTCGAAGACTTCCTCCGTGGCCGCCGCGGGATACCCCGAAGGACGCGGCCGAGTCGTCGTGATCTCCGATCCCGATCTGCTGCGCAACGACGTTCTGCGCGTGTGTCGATGGGGTATCGACGTGGTTGCTGTACGCATGCTCGAGTACGTCGCGGCGGGCCTACCACATCGCGATTCGCTCGTGTTCGATGAGTATCATCAGGGTTTCGGCGCGCATCCCGGCACCGTGCGCGCGATCTTTGGCTATCTCTCCCGGGCTGCCTCGGGACACATGCTTCTCCAGGCGTTGCTTGGCGGATTGGTACTCCTTCTCGCTCTCGGTCCGCGAACGCTGCCGGCGCGTAACGTGGAACGCATCGAGCGCCGGTCGCCCCTGGAGCACGTGACAGCCCTGGCGCAAGCGTACAGCCGGGTTGGTGCCACGCGGACGGCGACCTCACGTCTCTTGCGAGGCGTGCGTCGGCGCGTCGAGCGCAGTGTTCGCGGCGACGCGCGCCTAACGGCAACCGAGGGCGACGCGCGTTTTCTCGAGGAGGCCGCGAAGGTGCCGGGGCTCGCCGACGAGGTGGCCCTCATTCGCCGCGCGCTCTCCGACCCCCTTGGCAAACGAGATTTCGAAGCTGTGGGCGGCGCGCTCGAGCGCATCGAAGAATCACTTCTCACTCAGCGGAGATGA
- the dtd gene encoding D-aminoacyl-tRNA deacylase, with amino-acid sequence MPDEFMRVLLQRVSRAEVRIREGGAIRQAGHIGRGFLLLVGFTHADDDSRVAWMADKVVGLRLFADAEDKMNLALGDVGGELLVVSQFTLYGDAAKGRRPSFIDAARPETAIPLYDRFVALLREKGVTVATGEFGAMMDVDLVNDGPVTLWLER; translated from the coding sequence GTGCCTGACGAATTCATGCGTGTTCTCTTGCAGCGCGTCTCCCGCGCCGAAGTACGAATCCGCGAGGGCGGTGCGATCCGTCAGGCTGGACACATCGGCCGCGGCTTTCTACTGCTTGTCGGCTTCACGCATGCGGACGACGACTCACGCGTTGCCTGGATGGCTGACAAGGTCGTCGGGCTTCGCCTCTTCGCTGATGCCGAGGATAAGATGAACCTCGCGCTTGGCGACGTTGGCGGCGAGCTCCTCGTCGTTTCGCAGTTCACGCTCTACGGCGACGCGGCGAAGGGTCGCCGTCCGAGCTTCATCGATGCCGCGCGGCCGGAGACGGCCATTCCCCTGTACGACCGCTTCGTTGCGCTGCTGCGCGAGAAGGGCGTTACGGTGGCGACGGGCGAGTTCGGCGCAATGATGGACGTCGACC
- a CDS encoding stage II sporulation protein M — translation MPRPNRYVTFLLMSLPRPDARGTERGRAPSSLSQTVDVETPELVVFSYTIAGVGSRALAALIDTLIIFGIIVAIMLTLVGLAPSESGSAEKSGVFDAWALAIVSIAIFCVLWGYYILFEGLADGQTPGKRLLRLRVVRDGGYSVTFGASAVRNLIRLVDIQPFGTYAVGMLSIIFSKQGKRLGDVVAGTIVVREALVRQLAPIEVDAPAEAAAPLEAALTEDEFVVLERFMDRRTMLDADRRVALASQLAIRLASALPANEAGLGDGSADLGRLARLYDTERAARARGAAARQQRGAARERNVLVATRSPRWNAFAARLADAQRRGLRSFGEDGVREFVSEYRDLASDMARLRTAAQGRETPELFYLSRLLAGAHNLLYRGRALTLTDVVRVVAIEAPREVRRSWRPILLAAALLFGPGLIAYEAVVRQPAVASTFIPSGMLDRAEEGVRRAKEHTGYIRDPEIFRPTMASQIISNNVQVTFGVFAAGITAGIGTLFLLVLNGVSLGGVMGLYQSKGIIKLILAFVAPHGVLELSAVCIAGGAGFLLAAALLLPGRRTRKRALVENSQRAIRLVAAAAVLLLVAGSLEGFVSPIPTWPLSAKLAVSGATLVLLVLYLSSGRERPTVTIPTDESADVQAELLSLG, via the coding sequence TTGCCACGCCCGAACCGCTACGTCACCTTCCTGCTCATGTCGTTACCCAGGCCCGATGCTCGTGGAACCGAGCGAGGCCGCGCGCCGTCATCGCTCTCGCAAACGGTCGATGTGGAGACGCCGGAGCTCGTCGTCTTCTCGTACACGATCGCGGGTGTGGGATCGCGCGCGCTGGCCGCGCTGATCGATACCCTGATCATCTTCGGCATCATCGTCGCAATCATGCTCACGCTCGTCGGGCTCGCACCGTCGGAGTCTGGTTCTGCGGAAAAGTCTGGTGTGTTCGACGCCTGGGCGCTGGCTATCGTGTCGATCGCGATCTTCTGCGTGCTCTGGGGTTATTACATCCTCTTCGAAGGCCTGGCCGACGGACAGACGCCCGGCAAGCGGCTCCTCCGACTGCGCGTCGTTCGTGATGGTGGCTACTCGGTAACGTTCGGCGCGTCGGCAGTCCGGAATCTCATTCGGCTGGTCGACATTCAACCGTTCGGCACGTACGCGGTTGGAATGCTCAGCATCATTTTCTCGAAGCAGGGCAAGCGCCTTGGCGACGTCGTTGCCGGAACGATCGTCGTCCGTGAAGCGCTGGTGAGACAGCTCGCGCCGATCGAAGTCGACGCACCGGCCGAGGCTGCAGCGCCGCTGGAAGCGGCGCTCACCGAGGACGAATTCGTCGTGCTCGAGCGCTTCATGGATCGGCGGACAATGCTCGACGCTGACCGCCGCGTTGCTCTGGCATCCCAATTGGCGATTCGGCTCGCGAGCGCCCTGCCGGCCAACGAAGCCGGGCTCGGCGACGGAAGCGCTGATCTCGGCCGATTGGCTCGGTTGTACGATACCGAGCGCGCGGCCCGCGCCCGCGGCGCCGCCGCGCGCCAGCAGCGTGGTGCGGCTCGCGAGCGCAACGTCCTCGTGGCCACGCGTTCGCCGCGCTGGAACGCGTTCGCCGCGCGCCTGGCCGACGCACAGCGTCGCGGCCTGCGATCGTTCGGCGAGGACGGCGTGCGCGAGTTCGTCTCGGAATACCGGGATCTTGCGTCGGATATGGCGCGCCTGCGTACGGCCGCGCAGGGGCGCGAGACACCGGAACTCTTCTACCTCAGCCGATTACTCGCCGGTGCGCACAATTTGCTCTATCGCGGACGTGCCCTCACGCTGACGGACGTGGTGCGGGTCGTCGCGATCGAAGCGCCCCGGGAGGTCCGGCGCTCCTGGCGCCCGATCCTGCTCGCCGCCGCGCTGCTCTTCGGCCCGGGACTCATCGCCTACGAGGCGGTCGTTAGGCAGCCAGCGGTCGCGTCAACGTTCATCCCGTCCGGGATGCTCGACCGGGCCGAAGAGGGTGTGCGCCGGGCAAAGGAGCACACGGGCTACATACGCGATCCGGAAATCTTCAGGCCGACGATGGCGAGCCAGATCATCAGCAATAACGTGCAGGTGACTTTCGGTGTCTTCGCTGCCGGCATCACCGCGGGGATCGGCACGCTGTTCCTGCTCGTGCTGAACGGCGTCAGCCTCGGCGGCGTGATGGGGTTGTATCAGTCAAAGGGAATCATCAAGCTCATCCTCGCGTTCGTAGCGCCGCACGGCGTGCTCGAGCTGAGTGCGGTGTGTATCGCCGGTGGAGCGGGGTTCCTGCTGGCGGCAGCGCTGCTGTTGCCGGGGCGACGAACACGAAAGCGCGCGCTCGTCGAGAACAGCCAGCGCGCGATTCGCCTCGTCGCGGCCGCGGCGGTGCTGCTGCTCGTCGCCGGCTCGCTCGAGGGCTTCGTGTCGCCGATTCCGACGTGGCCGCTGAGTGCGAAGCTTGCCGTCTCTGGGGCGACATTGGTGCTGCTGGTGTTGTATCTCAGTTCTGGCCGCGAGCGCCCAACCGTGACGATTCCGACCGACGAATCGGCGGATGTGCAGGCGGAATTGTTGTCGTTGGGGTAA
- a CDS encoding MoxR family ATPase, which yields MTVTSDHGAAPVPAAREEGAALLARVREAVASRIVGQDAAIEDALVAFLARGHLLIEGVPGTAKTLLVRTLSAALGLKFARIQFTPDLMPSDVTGVSMLRDPAKGFEFHPGPVFTDVLLADEINRAPAKTQAALLEAMAERQVTVDGCTRPLDSLFTVFATQNPVEHEGTYPLPEAQLDRFLLKTVMGYPSAEAELAMLAQHEAGFDPERATDVIVPTVVGDGAAHQIRTLVDGVKVAPEVRQYIAAITRATRGETSISLGASPRASVALMRAARAGAVLEARDYVVPDDVKGRVASVLRHRITLAPELEVEGRTPDDVLGALVSRVPAPQ from the coding sequence ATGACCGTCACATCGGACCATGGAGCCGCGCCGGTACCAGCGGCACGCGAGGAGGGCGCGGCGCTCCTCGCGCGCGTCCGCGAAGCAGTGGCATCGCGCATCGTTGGCCAGGACGCGGCAATCGAAGACGCGCTCGTTGCGTTTCTCGCACGCGGCCATCTGCTCATCGAGGGCGTTCCCGGCACTGCCAAAACGCTGCTCGTTCGTACGCTCTCGGCAGCGCTTGGCCTCAAGTTCGCGCGCATTCAATTCACGCCCGACCTCATGCCGTCGGACGTCACCGGTGTGAGCATGTTGCGCGATCCAGCAAAGGGATTCGAGTTTCACCCTGGACCGGTATTCACCGACGTCCTGCTCGCCGATGAGATCAATCGCGCGCCCGCCAAGACGCAGGCGGCGCTGCTCGAGGCGATGGCGGAGCGCCAGGTCACCGTCGACGGATGCACGCGGCCACTCGATTCCCTGTTTACAGTTTTTGCAACGCAGAACCCGGTGGAGCACGAGGGCACGTATCCGCTTCCTGAGGCGCAGCTCGATCGGTTCCTCCTCAAGACGGTGATGGGATATCCGTCGGCCGAAGCAGAGCTGGCGATGCTGGCGCAGCATGAGGCCGGTTTCGATCCCGAGCGAGCCACCGACGTCATCGTGCCAACGGTGGTTGGCGACGGGGCTGCCCATCAGATTCGCACGCTCGTCGACGGGGTGAAAGTCGCGCCCGAAGTTCGACAGTATATCGCAGCCATCACGCGCGCCACCCGTGGTGAGACGTCGATTTCGTTAGGCGCCTCGCCGCGCGCATCAGTCGCTCTCATGCGCGCGGCACGCGCCGGCGCCGTGCTCGAGGCCCGAGATTACGTCGTGCCGGACGACGTCAAAGGGCGCGTCGCGAGCGTGTTGCGGCACCGGATCACGCTGGCGCCGGAGCTCGAGGTCGAAGGCCGGACGCCAGACGACGTGCTCGGCGCCTTGGTATCGCGGGTGCCTGCGCCCCAATGA
- the glmM gene encoding phosphoglucosamine mutase gives MSDNDGLMVSVSGIRGRVGEALTPEVIARFAAGFGAWSARRPKADGRIVVGRDSRVSGPMFHRVAVGALQSVGCGVIDIGLTTTPTCQLAVEDLHASGGLMISASHNPIEWNALKFIGSSGLFLEAHEGAEMRALVESGIPRATWDHLGQVTLDERAAERHLDRVLSIPYLDVQGIRARRFKVALDCVRGAGKVIMPALLERLGCEVTAINLEPDGRFPRPPEPVAENLGELERVVLESGAAVGFAVDPDVDRLALVSDLGRAVGEDYTLALAARVVLRHRHGRVVTNLSTSRVVDDAASTAGAEVVRAPVGEINVAIRMRDEGAPIGGEGNGGVILREVHLGRDAPVGAALTLQLMHEENRSLSSIVGDLPRYVIVKDKLDRPAASLDSVYAALRQAFSDASADTQDGLRLGWSDRWLHVRPSGTEPIVRVIAEAPTAREANELVSRAREPLEKLK, from the coding sequence ATGTCGGATAACGACGGTTTGATGGTCAGCGTGTCGGGAATTCGGGGTCGCGTCGGCGAGGCGCTGACGCCCGAAGTCATCGCGCGCTTTGCGGCAGGTTTCGGAGCGTGGTCGGCTCGTCGGCCGAAGGCGGATGGCCGGATCGTCGTGGGACGCGACAGCCGCGTCTCCGGGCCGATGTTCCATCGTGTGGCCGTCGGGGCGCTACAGTCGGTGGGCTGTGGCGTGATCGATATCGGCCTTACGACCACCCCGACGTGTCAGCTCGCCGTCGAAGACCTGCACGCGTCCGGCGGCCTAATGATTTCGGCCAGCCATAACCCGATCGAGTGGAACGCGCTCAAGTTCATCGGATCGTCAGGACTTTTCCTGGAGGCGCACGAGGGAGCCGAGATGCGGGCGCTGGTGGAGAGCGGCATTCCACGCGCGACCTGGGATCACCTCGGGCAGGTGACACTCGACGAGCGTGCGGCCGAGCGACACCTCGACCGTGTCCTTTCGATTCCCTATCTCGACGTGCAGGGCATTCGCGCGAGGCGCTTCAAGGTCGCGCTCGACTGCGTTCGCGGCGCCGGAAAGGTCATCATGCCGGCTCTTCTCGAGCGGCTGGGATGTGAGGTCACGGCGATCAATTTGGAGCCCGATGGACGGTTCCCGCGTCCTCCTGAGCCAGTCGCGGAGAACCTCGGTGAACTGGAACGGGTCGTGCTCGAGAGCGGTGCCGCGGTAGGGTTTGCGGTCGATCCGGATGTCGATCGGCTAGCCCTCGTTTCGGACTTGGGGCGGGCGGTGGGTGAGGATTACACGCTCGCGCTCGCCGCGCGGGTCGTGCTCCGGCACAGACACGGCAGGGTAGTCACCAATCTCTCGACGAGCCGGGTAGTAGACGACGCGGCGAGCACGGCGGGAGCCGAAGTCGTGCGAGCTCCAGTGGGCGAAATCAACGTCGCGATTCGCATGCGCGACGAGGGTGCTCCGATCGGTGGCGAGGGGAATGGGGGGGTGATTTTGCGAGAAGTGCATCTGGGTCGCGACGCACCAGTCGGTGCTGCGTTGACGCTGCAACTCATGCACGAAGAGAACAGGTCGTTGTCGTCAATAGTGGGGGACCTGCCGCGGTACGTGATCGTCAAAGACAAACTGGATCGGCCGGCGGCGAGTCTCGATTCCGTTTATGCGGCGTTACGTCAAGCCTTTTCGGATGCGAGTGCCGATACGCAAGACGGGCTGCGGCTGGGATGGTCGGATCGATGGCTGCATGTGCGACCGTCCGGAACCGAACCGATCGTGCGGGTGATTGCCGAGGCGCCGACGGCACGGGAGGCGAATGAGCTGGTGTCGCGGGCGAGAGAGCCGTTGGAGAAGTTGAAGTGA
- a CDS encoding DUF4129 domain-containing protein has translation MIAPQVPFATVWPRAAIHDTVAAIVKQAPYRRQLTRSLFDRMLQWIGDTFSRLFGGFGGIPHGRFIATIAVAVVVILVVARVLYAARLRATPDGTSMPARGRATTASDPWRSAEDLAATGQFTEAAHALYRATTSMLAVKGLVRLHDSKTSGDYARELRRRGAGAHAPFRQFGRRYDRIIYGTGTCDAAEYAALLDEARAVLSLRDTERAA, from the coding sequence ATGATCGCGCCACAGGTGCCCTTCGCGACGGTGTGGCCTCGCGCGGCGATTCACGACACCGTGGCTGCGATCGTGAAGCAAGCCCCGTATCGTCGCCAACTCACACGATCGCTGTTCGACCGCATGCTCCAGTGGATCGGCGATACGTTCTCGAGACTCTTCGGCGGGTTCGGCGGCATTCCGCACGGCAGATTCATCGCGACGATCGCCGTGGCGGTCGTCGTGATCCTTGTTGTGGCGCGCGTCCTGTACGCCGCGCGACTGCGCGCCACTCCTGACGGCACATCGATGCCCGCTCGCGGGCGCGCGACGACGGCGTCCGATCCCTGGCGCTCGGCGGAAGATTTGGCCGCGACGGGCCAATTCACCGAGGCCGCGCATGCCCTGTACCGCGCCACGACCTCGATGCTCGCCGTGAAGGGACTCGTGCGGCTGCACGATTCGAAGACGAGCGGAGATTATGCGCGTGAGCTGCGACGTCGCGGCGCCGGCGCTCACGCGCCCTTCCGGCAGTTCGGTCGCCGCTATGATCGCATCATTTACGGCACGGGAACGTGCGACGCCGCGGAGTATGCCGCACTCCTCGATGAAGCGCGGGCGGTCCTGAGCCTGCGCGATACCGAGCGCGCCGCGTGA